Proteins encoded within one genomic window of Canis lupus familiaris isolate Mischka breed German Shepherd chromosome 12, alternate assembly UU_Cfam_GSD_1.0, whole genome shotgun sequence:
- the SNRPC gene encoding U1 small nuclear ribonucleoprotein C — MPKFYCDYCDTYLTHDSPSVRKTHCSGRKHKENVKDYYQKWMEEQAQSLIDKTTAAFQQGKIPPTPFSAPPPAGAMIPPPPSLPGPPRPGMMPAPHMGGPPMMPMMGPPPPGMMPVGPAPGMRPPMGGHMPMMPGPPMMRPPARPMMVPTRPGMTRPDR; from the exons ATGCCTAA GTTTTATTGTGACTACTGCGACACATACCTCACCCATGACTCT CCATCTGTGAGAAAGACACACTGCAGTGGtaggaaacacaaagagaatgtGAAAGACTACTATCAGAAATGGATGGAAGAgcaggctcagagcctgatcgACAAAACAA CCGCTGCATTTCAACAAGGAAAGATACCTCCTACTccattctctgctcctcctcctgcaggggcAATGATCCCACCTCCCCCCAGTCTCC CGGGTCCTCCTCGCCCTGGTATGATGCCAGCCCCCCATATGGGGGGCCCTCCCATGATGCCAATGAtgggccctcctcctcctgggatgATGCCAGTGGGACCTG CTCCTGGAATGAGGCCACCTATGGGAGGCCATATGCCAATGATGCCTGGGCCCCCAATGATGAGACCTCCTGCTCGTCCCATGATGGTGCCCACTCGGCCAGGAATGACTCGACCAGACAGATAA